Genomic window (Arachis hypogaea cultivar Tifrunner chromosome 13, arahy.Tifrunner.gnm2.J5K5, whole genome shotgun sequence):
GGAGACCACAGAGTGATAATACGACACACAATCTTGCCGATGGAGGTGAAGGTTCTAGCATGTCAGGCTTGAATCAGTCACAAGTTCCTCCTTCAGTTACGAATCTTCCAGCTAGGCCTCCCACATCACCTCCACTCCCTGGGATATTGAAGGCAAGAGTTAAGAATGAGCCTTAATAATCAATTTTATCTTCTCATGTTGCCTCATTTAAGCATGTTTGTATATTTGTAAAATTTGCCGGAAATCAATAGGATAGATAGTCAGTAGTACAGCCAAGTCATTCTGTAGGTTAAGATCAATCTGTATGCTTCTTTATTGTTAGGGTTAGACACTTGCAAATTCTTTGGTTTCCTTCCATAATTTCTGTTATGATTAGTAGTCCATAGATGATAGATCATGGAATGGAATCAGCATACAACTAATTTCGGTATTCAGCTATCCATAATGTAAAGTTTTCTAGTCTATGTCTAATACTTGGTGGTGTTTGGGCCAGTGCTTGGTCTCTTGCATGCCTTCCTTGCCTTGTAGCATTTACTAGATAGAGATAGCAGTTGCAGTTTGAAAGAGATGCTTTATACACAGCATTCTCTTGGAACTGAATAATTGGTTTATTTCTTATGATGTTTCTGTCTAGAATATTGTTCTTCTTTAGTTTGGTCATGTAGCATCCCAGTTCAACTTTTCTACAACTACACGACCGCATGCAGTTTTAAAGCTCAAAACTAAGTTAAAGACGTGGAAATACGCCCCTTTATACAAACTATTTCCTCATATTTCTATTAATAAACCACAACTTGAACCATTGATGTTACCAAGTCATTTGTCACAAGCAATGTAAGAAGACTTTGGGATAGCAACTGGAAAGAGAATACAGAACCAGCTCCCTCACAACTCACAAGTACAATTTACGTTTATTCATACAAAACAAGCAGCAGCAATATCTTcctcattaaaataataaaatcaataacaTTGTGCTTGCGTTCATAAAATTCGAATTAAGATTGCTTAGGATGGAACTTGCAACTGGTTTTGAGCTCTTCTGGTGGCTTGTCCCCGGCAAAACCAGCATCCACCCAAGCCGAGTAGCCTCCTCCCATGTTAACAACATGCTTATATCCCTGTGTTTTATTTTATGGGTAATCATTAATCGATGGCCATAACGAGATTCTATTTCCCACAATCCCTTGTACCAATTCTTATCCAAATTGCACATATTGACATGAATCAAGATTGAGACCTTAAGATTAGTTGACTTACATGATCAAGCAGGTCAACGCAGGCTCGGGATGCTCTTCCTCCGCTATTGCAAgcctgaattttttatttttttatccatcAGCATCTCTAGGATATCGTTAAATGTTTATATTTTAGAGAGAACTCAAACTTATTAATCTCTTACCACAATTAAGTGATCATCCTTCTTGTATATTGCTTCAACCTGGTCAATAAAATCAGGGTTTTGCACCCTTCCTGTTTATTTCCATACAGGACAGTGGACAGAGAATAACCCAGTAGCAGCCTCTTCAGAACAAGAATCAAAAGATAAGCTATTAACATATCATTCACATGACATACCTTGTTCTGTAAGGAACATGTACGGAACATTTTGTGCATTCTCAACGTGGCTCTTCTTGAATTCCTCAACAGTTCTATTCAAGGGCAAGATTAAGCAATTCAGTTTCCTCATTGTTTCCTCCAGAAACCCAAAATTCAGAAGTCAAAATTTTACCTCACATCGAGATAGTGGTAACCATCCAAGTTAAGCATATCTTTGGCGGCATGCACGTCGATGGTTACAAAATTTTGATGCCTGCAAAAGGAGATCAATCAGAAAAATGAGTGCAACTAAACAGGCTTAGAATTATTGAAAGCAAGGTCATGTTAGAGGAATCCATTCAGAACTCTTACTCCTTGTGGTCTTCCATTCCTTTCTTCCTCCACAAAGCTTGGCACTTCGTAAAGTTTGCAATGCAGTGCAGATGAAGAATAGCTTCGGAAGCAAAGGCTTAGGCTGATGGTGCCTTTAACGTTGACCCTCTGATCCATATATATTATTGCAATTATACGTTGACATAACTATTAGCTTGTGATCCAAGTAAGCAAATATTTTTTGGAGAAATAGTAATTCATTGCAGCTTATGTATGATGTGtatataaacataaaattatacTTTCTATCAGAAATTTCTAGTTATTTAGTCCCTAGTTGAAGGAAACTAGGAAAGTAATAGTTGACCAAAATGTTTTATAATGCACATAAGGCATCAATTGGATTATTAGCCATCGATCTTATACAACTCATGATGCTGGAACTGAACAAGGCAAGGGCAGCTTTACTTCACATGATACTCACTCTTCATGGAGAAATACTTTCTGCATTAATTCGTATTTCAAAAATATCTACAATTCGgaccaataaaaattaaaaaaagatatatttacagctactatttttttaatataaaatttaaatattgtataaaaataaattgcaaataaagaaattacaaaGATGAGATATTTATTGTTTGTAGGTACTTTGATATTCTTCCAAGCAAATAGAGAAGAATGGAGTGACACAACTAAtatgtagttttaaaatttttgtttgccACAGAATCCTCCAAAGAGGACCTCTGACTGGGTAAGATTTGAATTATTGACACTTGATTAATTATATATGAGTTGATCACTCAAACAATCCAAGTTAATTAGTCATGTTgataaattttacttttacagAATTTTTGTCAATTGTAATGGGTTATCATTTTGTTTTATTGGTTTTCAAATGTAATGGGTATCATACTATCATCATCTTTGGTGGATCTTAACAGAGTTTATTGGGACCAATAAAATATGGGCCGGCCCATTGGAATGGTTAGACGAGGCCCAATTAGAGCACTTTCTCCAACGGCCATCGTTTTGTGAGGTACGGGGTGTGAGTTTCTTCAATTCGACAAGCTGCGAATACCCACACTTTGATTCATCTTGCTGAAGCTGAATCAAAATCCTCAATTTTCAGTCGTATTTTTCTGATATTTGATTCAATTTAGGGTTTGTGAAATGGCGTCGAGTTTGTTGAGAGGTCTCATGAAATCGTCGAAGCTCGCGTCGTCGGCGACGGGCACGAGGAGGTTGAGCCTTGTGAGCACTCAAATCAGTGAGCACACCGCCAAGTGGATGCAGGTAACCGTTTCCGTCTTAACGCCATTGTTCGCGAGATCCAAATGTTACGTTTCCATTTAATTGGAATAAGAAATAATCATTTTTAGGTTGTGCCTGGTTTTGGAATCTAATTAGGTTATTCACTTGTATTTGTTTGTTAGCTATTTCTAATAGGAATTTAGTTCCAGTTATTGGATTCAAATTACAATTTCGTGAAATGATCTTCCAAATTGTGGTTTTTATTTCTTGGATTACTCTGTAGACATAATGATAGATGAGGGTGTTGTTTCAAAGTGTGTGGAAGATCGTGGTAAAAGAGAACACTTATTTTTTTTCCTCCAATTCCATTGCTAAAAATGAAAATCTCGTTGATAAATGTATTTGTAATATAAACTGCTGTTTATTTTGGAATTTGTACATTGTTTAAACATAATTCTATAATAGAAGAGGTGAAGCAAAAGTTTCAATGAATTACACAGTATGTATTCGATACTATATGTCTATATCTAGATGTTTGCATATAGGGGGAGAACGTGAAAAATAAATTAGTAAGTCACTGGTTCAAAATTTTGCTATGTTAGAGGATATCTAGATTATAATATATGGAAGAGTTTGcaatttgaatattggaaaaTCTGAATTACTTTCTTAGTGAACAGGCCACATTGTCTTTTCAGCAGCTTTAACTTATTGTGTTTTAAGTTTAACTTGAATGAGTTGGtccttcactccttcatgtgTTAGAATCTTAACTCATTCCTGCTTATAGAAGGGCGTTTGTTAAACTCATGCTTGTTTCTTCTGTAATAGGATACAAGCAAGAAATCTCCAATGGAGCTGATTAATGAAGTTCCACCTATCAAGGTTGAAGACAGGATAGTTGCTTGTGAAGGAGGTACAATTTTTGCAAAATTCAGTTATCCCGTCCAACTTGCAAAAGATTTATAGAAAGAGATATAAACTTTAAAGTTTTACTTTTAACATCTTTATTAAGAACTAATTTGGGTGTTG
Coding sequences:
- the LOC112737227 gene encoding NADH dehydrogenase [ubiquinone] iron-sulfur protein 6, mitochondrial translates to MASSLLRGLMKSSKLASSATGTRRLSLVSTQISEHTAKWMQDTSKKSPMELINEVPPIKVEDRIVACEGDTNPALGHPIEYICLDKDEPAICKYCGLRYYQDHHH
- the LOC112737225 gene encoding protein HIGH ARSENIC CONTENT 1, mitochondrial yields the protein MEDHKEHQNFVTIDVHAAKDMLNLDGYHYLDVRTVEEFKKSHVENAQNVPYMFLTEQGRVQNPDFIDQVEAIYKKDDHLIVACNSGGRASRACVDLLDHGYKHVVNMGGGYSAWVDAGFAGDKPPEELKTSCKFHPKQS